A single Aggregatilinea lenta DNA region contains:
- a CDS encoding aminoglycoside phosphotransferase family protein translates to MTTDLDHYLRLWDLRDPDLLAETPRSAVYAATRNGGEKVALKLLTPEGAGDEADGAIALRYFDGHGAVRLLEADDGAHLLEYAGDEELAQVVWRGDDLGAATIIAGVLNKLHQPRPGVPVPPLRTLRLRFRALFDRAARDEASGDNSIYVRGARAAEYLLSTARDECVLHGDIQHHNIRRHPVRGWLAYDAKGLYGERSYDAANTLCNPSHADDRVISEARMLQVSEILADGMGVDLGRLRAFVFAYACLSASWFGDVNTAEDEHVKRQILAVARNAERHADFSA, encoded by the coding sequence ATGACAACTGACCTCGACCATTATTTGCGGCTGTGGGACCTCCGCGATCCCGATCTGTTGGCGGAGACGCCGCGCAGCGCAGTCTATGCGGCCACCCGGAACGGCGGCGAAAAGGTCGCGCTGAAGCTGCTCACGCCGGAGGGCGCGGGCGATGAAGCGGACGGCGCGATCGCGCTGCGCTACTTCGACGGGCACGGCGCGGTGCGGCTGTTGGAGGCCGACGACGGCGCGCACCTGCTCGAATACGCCGGAGACGAGGAACTCGCGCAGGTCGTCTGGCGCGGGGATGACCTGGGCGCGGCGACGATCATCGCCGGGGTGCTGAACAAGCTGCACCAGCCCCGGCCCGGCGTGCCCGTGCCGCCGCTGCGCACGCTGCGGTTACGGTTCCGCGCGCTGTTCGACCGGGCCGCGCGCGATGAGGCGTCCGGCGACAACTCGATCTACGTGCGCGGCGCGCGGGCAGCGGAATACCTGCTTTCGACCGCGCGCGACGAGTGCGTGCTGCACGGCGACATCCAGCACCACAACATCCGGCGGCATCCGGTGCGCGGCTGGCTGGCCTACGACGCGAAGGGGCTGTACGGCGAGCGCTCCTACGACGCCGCGAATACGCTGTGCAACCCGTCGCACGCCGACGACCGGGTGATCTCCGAAGCGCGGATGCTTCAGGTAAGCGAGATTCTGGCGGACGGCATGGGCGTGGACCTGGGGCGGCTGCGGGCGTTCGTGTTTGCGTACGCGTGCCTCAGCGCAAGCTGGTTCGGGGACGTCAACACCGCCGAGGATGAGCACGTCAAGCGCCAGATCCTCGCCGTGGCGCGCAACGCCGAGCGCCACGCGGATTTTTCCGCGTAG